A single genomic interval of Chitinophaga sp. 180180018-3 harbors:
- a CDS encoding DUF932 domain-containing protein — protein sequence MAHNINFNERTGRYSFFSVQKKAWHNLGQIVEQYPTSEEAIKYAGLDYEVIKSPLFTKGSGIIETANGIEIGSSELEVPNYFANIRTDNNAVLGVVGKDYHIVQNREAFNFFDAIVGGGEGILYETAGALGNGERIFITAKLPDYIRVGNGDDVTEKYIFLTTSHDGSGSITAAFTPIRIVCQNTLNASLRSMTNVVRIKHTSGAKQRIENAHKIMGLANTLSNQLEGIFNEWAKVKVTDREVRKLIQLALCPNKETLDLIKKGADDEISTVFKNTVEDAFAYAMISDTQQMDTTKGTLFGAYNAVTGYYQNVRNYKNDEAKLQSIVLGGTAQLKSQKAFELCSDFALDGAEILNLN from the coding sequence ATGGCACATAATATCAATTTCAACGAGAGAACAGGGCGTTATTCATTTTTCAGCGTTCAAAAAAAAGCGTGGCACAACTTGGGGCAAATCGTGGAGCAATACCCGACAAGCGAGGAAGCTATCAAATACGCAGGGTTAGATTACGAAGTCATAAAATCCCCACTATTTACAAAAGGTTCGGGCATTATCGAAACTGCCAACGGCATAGAGATAGGCAGTAGCGAATTGGAAGTACCTAACTATTTCGCCAACATACGCACCGATAACAACGCAGTATTGGGCGTAGTCGGCAAGGATTACCACATAGTACAAAACCGTGAAGCCTTTAATTTCTTTGATGCTATTGTAGGTGGTGGCGAGGGGATTTTATACGAAACCGCAGGAGCGTTAGGCAACGGAGAACGCATTTTTATCACAGCCAAATTGCCCGACTATATCCGTGTAGGTAATGGCGATGATGTAACAGAAAAGTACATTTTCCTAACCACTTCGCACGATGGTAGCGGAAGTATTACAGCCGCATTTACGCCTATCAGAATTGTTTGTCAAAACACCTTAAACGCTTCGTTACGCAGTATGACCAATGTAGTCCGTATCAAGCACACTTCGGGGGCAAAACAACGTATCGAGAATGCTCACAAGATTATGGGACTTGCCAACACATTGAGCAACCAATTAGAGGGCATTTTCAACGAATGGGCAAAAGTAAAGGTAACAGACCGAGAGGTAAGAAAGCTAATACAGTTGGCACTTTGCCCAAATAAAGAAACGCTTGACCTAATCAAAAAAGGTGCGGATGATGAAATTTCCACCGTGTTCAAAAACACCGTTGAGGATGCTTTTGCTTATGCGATGATAAGCGATACACAGCAAATGGACACTACCAAAGGCACGTTGTTCGGAGCGTATAATGCTGTGACAGGGTACTATCAGAACGTGAGAAATTACAAGAACGATGAAGCCAAGTTGCAAAGTATTGTATTGGGTGGTACTGCCCAACTCAAATCACAAAAAGCATTTGAATTGTGTAGTGATTTTGCCTTAGATGGTGCGGAAATCCTAAACCTTAATTAA
- the xerD gene encoding site-specific tyrosine recombinase XerD, producing the protein MWESYRKLFKGYLRLERSMSDNSIEAYLRDVEKLEQYLMAQGKEDLGPKDVALQDLQGCVQWIAQLGMTATSQARIISGLKAFYKFLLLEDMTKEDPTQLLEAPKIQRKLPDVLTFEEIEKIIAQIRLDTAEGHRNKAILETMYSCGLRVSEVINLQISQLHMDVGFIRVIGKGDKERLVPIGKDAMHQIDIYLNDVRIALPVKHGAEDILFLNRRGGPLSRVMIFLVIKDLVIKAGIQKNVSPHTFRHSFATHLVEGGADLRAVQEMLGHESITTTEIYTHLDREYLRDTLARFHPRF; encoded by the coding sequence ATGTGGGAATCGTACAGGAAATTGTTTAAAGGGTATCTCCGGCTGGAACGCTCTATGTCGGACAACTCCATTGAAGCTTACTTACGGGATGTCGAGAAACTGGAGCAATACCTGATGGCGCAGGGAAAAGAAGATCTGGGCCCGAAAGATGTTGCCCTCCAGGATCTCCAGGGCTGCGTTCAATGGATCGCCCAGCTGGGCATGACCGCCACCTCCCAGGCACGGATCATCTCGGGGCTGAAGGCATTCTATAAGTTCCTCCTGTTGGAAGACATGACCAAAGAAGATCCTACCCAATTACTGGAAGCCCCTAAAATACAACGCAAGCTCCCGGATGTACTGACGTTTGAGGAGATAGAAAAGATCATCGCCCAGATCCGCCTGGATACTGCCGAAGGGCACCGCAACAAAGCCATCCTGGAAACCATGTACAGCTGCGGCCTGAGGGTCAGCGAAGTCATTAACCTCCAGATCTCCCAGCTTCATATGGATGTGGGGTTCATCCGGGTGATCGGGAAAGGCGATAAAGAGCGGCTGGTTCCTATTGGTAAAGATGCCATGCACCAGATTGATATCTATCTTAATGATGTTCGTATAGCGCTACCTGTTAAACATGGCGCGGAGGATATCCTGTTCCTTAACCGCCGGGGCGGCCCCCTGAGCAGGGTGATGATTTTCCTGGTTATCAAGGATCTTGTGATAAAAGCGGGTATACAGAAAAACGTTTCGCCACATACTTTCCGGCATTCCTTTGCCACCCACCTGGTGGAAGGAGGCGCCGACCTCCGGGCTGTTCAGGAGATGCTGGGGCATGAGAGCATTACTACCACAGAGATCTACACGCACCTCGACCGGGAATATCTCCGCGATACGCTGGCGCGTTTTCACCCGCGCTTCTAG
- a CDS encoding PRTRC system protein B — MNTINNITKDFGTLYYPKSALVFYETKGTDTAMYVEHFDMDSNGTPTNAHPLTVKEANVLSMALQTDEEKNKAFLKPKGILPTNILHINQSAENGAVLWYTKSKQRQLYFVDSLGIPNGKAQVPPMLWLASKSSLTVFALANDRRPTEKTPLHYVPFFNIYEKGNVCMGTVSIDIKNSTSVEEFIQAWEHYFFNSYFSHSLCENLTKKNIVNLWKDLINTDKPFPKEVLKKNNKTLKNLL; from the coding sequence ATGAACACCATAAACAACATAACCAAAGATTTCGGCACATTGTACTATCCAAAATCCGCTTTGGTTTTCTATGAAACCAAAGGAACAGATACAGCAATGTACGTGGAGCATTTCGATATGGATAGCAACGGAACGCCTACCAATGCCCACCCATTGACAGTAAAAGAAGCCAACGTATTATCAATGGCTTTACAGACCGATGAAGAAAAGAATAAAGCCTTTTTAAAGCCAAAGGGAATTTTGCCGACAAACATTTTGCATATCAATCAGAGTGCAGAAAATGGTGCGGTACTTTGGTACACCAAATCAAAGCAAAGGCAACTGTATTTTGTAGATAGTTTGGGCATACCCAACGGAAAGGCACAAGTACCGCCAATGCTTTGGTTAGCGAGCAAAAGCAGTCTTACTGTATTTGCTTTGGCAAACGACAGAAGACCCACCGAGAAAACGCCATTGCATTACGTTCCTTTCTTCAATATCTATGAAAAGGGCAATGTATGTATGGGTACTGTTAGTATTGACATTAAAAATTCGACTTCGGTTGAGGAATTTATACAGGCGTGGGAACATTATTTTTTCAATTCCTATTTCAGCCATTCATTATGCGAGAACCTCACGAAAAAAAACATTGTAAACCTTTGGAAAGACCTTATCAATACTGATAAACCTTTTCCGAAAGAAGTATTAAAAAAGAATAACAAAACCCTTAAAAATCTATTGTGA
- a CDS encoding PRTRC system protein E, with protein MNTNFFNQIQQLDFTGVLQLNISKGIESNLIVTVLLNNEQCGDSAKNGIPPLTFNATPQEFDEGFFEQITTPIQKVSGLMVDMEKFLKQLEEVKKQSAIEKEKAEKEKKEKEAKDKKFKDAMAKADELEKEGKFRDAWMKVPDITEFPEKADEIRKRKTSLSDKFATPSLFGAMEEAKPEPQKEEEVTADYPIDEADEEEQY; from the coding sequence ATGAACACAAATTTTTTCAATCAGATACAGCAGTTGGACTTTACAGGAGTTTTACAACTGAACATTTCAAAAGGAATAGAAAGCAACTTAATCGTAACAGTATTGCTCAACAACGAACAATGCGGAGATAGTGCCAAAAACGGTATTCCCCCATTGACATTTAACGCCACGCCCCAAGAGTTTGACGAGGGATTTTTTGAGCAGATAACCACACCTATACAAAAGGTATCGGGCTTAATGGTGGATATGGAGAAATTCTTAAAGCAATTGGAAGAAGTTAAAAAGCAATCGGCAATCGAGAAAGAAAAAGCCGAAAAGGAGAAAAAGGAAAAAGAAGCCAAAGACAAGAAGTTTAAAGATGCTATGGCAAAGGCTGACGAGTTGGAGAAAGAGGGCAAGTTCCGTGATGCGTGGATGAAAGTACCCGATATAACGGAGTTCCCCGAAAAAGCGGACGAGATACGCAAGCGTAAAACATCATTGTCCGACAAGTTTGCCACACCAAGCCTTTTCGGGGCAATGGAAGAAGCAAAACCCGAACCGCAAAAAGAGGAAGAAGTTACTGCCGATTATCCTATTGATGAAGCGGACGAAGAAGAACAGTATTAA
- a CDS encoding FKBP-type peptidyl-prolyl cis-trans isomerase: protein MKKNNQFLFATAALGLLVASCGTGVKKTPSGIEYIVHKSGSGAQLKVGDTALVNVTQRINDSLLGDSRKMVGAAIPVLVQKPQNKYDLMEGIALLHEGDSATFVIPWDSLPAQERPPFGKKGDKLKITFAVENKYSAAAQKEKDEKVIKEYLEKNKINATKNAEGVYVSVTQEGTGGTPNPGDTVYVHYTGKLTSGKVFDSSQDSTLRPGMPLEPIKFPIGRGFVIRGWDAGLSGLKKGSKAILVIPSTLGYGLQGSPPVIPGNSVLVFDVQLVDIKAGAPASAPVAAPVAPAPAAKK, encoded by the coding sequence ATGAAAAAAAACAATCAGTTTTTATTTGCTACCGCAGCTTTAGGCTTGCTGGTAGCCAGCTGCGGCACCGGCGTTAAAAAAACGCCAAGCGGTATTGAATATATCGTGCACAAATCAGGCAGCGGAGCACAACTGAAAGTGGGCGATACTGCTCTCGTGAATGTAACCCAGCGTATCAACGACTCTCTCCTGGGTGATTCCCGCAAAATGGTGGGTGCCGCTATTCCTGTTCTGGTACAGAAACCTCAGAACAAATACGACCTGATGGAAGGTATCGCACTTCTCCATGAAGGCGATAGCGCAACTTTCGTTATTCCCTGGGATTCATTACCTGCACAGGAGCGTCCTCCTTTCGGTAAAAAAGGTGATAAACTGAAGATCACTTTCGCTGTGGAAAACAAATATTCTGCTGCTGCCCAGAAAGAGAAAGATGAAAAAGTAATCAAGGAATACCTTGAGAAAAATAAAATCAACGCCACTAAGAACGCTGAAGGTGTATACGTTTCCGTTACACAGGAAGGTACTGGTGGTACACCTAACCCGGGTGATACCGTTTACGTGCACTACACTGGTAAACTTACCAGCGGTAAGGTATTCGATTCCAGCCAGGATTCAACCCTGCGCCCAGGTATGCCCCTGGAACCAATCAAATTCCCTATCGGCCGTGGTTTCGTAATCAGAGGCTGGGATGCTGGTTTATCCGGACTGAAAAAAGGTTCCAAAGCAATCCTGGTGATTCCTTCTACACTCGGTTATGGCCTGCAGGGTAGCCCTCCGGTAATCCCTGGTAACTCCGTACTGGTATTCGACGTTCAACTCGTAGATATCAAAGCCGGAGCTCCAGCATCAGCGCCTGTTGCTGCACCTGTTGCACCAGCACCTGCTGCTAAGAAGTAA
- a CDS encoding DHH family phosphoesterase, protein MKPIEEIKPLLESPKKVVVTMHQKPDADAMGSSLAMYYYLIQKGHQVTVISPTNFPDFLKWMPGADAVIDFESSTDRALQALEGIELLFCLDFNALYRTKNMAPHLEKLNCTRILVDHHLEPQPDFDYGVSDTSASSTAQLVYETIYKLGDEQYINLDIAQCIYAGTVTDTGSFRFASTTAAVHRMVADLMERGLKHEVIHQAIYDNFLENRLRFLGHSLLNRMEVFYEYNTAMLAIPNSDLKRFDLQTGDTEGLVNFLLSIQGIKMAALIIDRHSEVKLSFRSKGGFDVNTFARRYFEGGGHFNASGGRSSDTLEKTVERFIKAIEENETLLQ, encoded by the coding sequence ATGAAGCCGATCGAGGAAATTAAGCCTTTGCTGGAAAGCCCGAAAAAAGTAGTGGTTACGATGCATCAGAAACCGGATGCCGACGCTATGGGTTCTTCACTGGCCATGTACTATTATTTAATACAGAAAGGGCATCAGGTAACTGTAATCTCGCCAACTAATTTTCCTGATTTTCTAAAATGGATGCCTGGCGCAGATGCGGTGATAGATTTTGAATCATCGACCGATCGGGCCCTACAGGCCCTTGAAGGGATAGAACTACTGTTTTGCTTGGATTTCAATGCTTTATACCGTACGAAGAATATGGCTCCGCACCTCGAAAAGCTGAACTGTACCAGGATCCTGGTGGACCATCACCTGGAGCCCCAGCCCGACTTCGACTATGGAGTAAGTGATACTTCTGCCAGCTCAACTGCCCAATTAGTTTACGAAACTATTTATAAATTGGGAGATGAGCAGTATATTAACCTCGATATTGCCCAGTGTATATATGCGGGTACTGTTACAGATACCGGTTCTTTCCGTTTTGCCTCCACCACTGCAGCAGTGCATCGTATGGTGGCCGATCTGATGGAAAGAGGATTGAAACATGAGGTAATACACCAGGCGATCTATGATAATTTCCTGGAAAATCGCCTGAGATTCCTGGGCCATAGCCTGTTGAACAGGATGGAAGTATTCTATGAATACAATACCGCCATGCTGGCCATTCCCAATTCAGACCTGAAAAGGTTTGATCTGCAAACGGGCGACACGGAAGGGTTGGTAAACTTCCTGCTGTCTATCCAGGGAATCAAAATGGCAGCCCTGATCATCGACCGCCACTCTGAAGTGAAGCTGTCGTTCCGGTCCAAGGGTGGCTTTGATGTCAACACCTTCGCCCGCAGATATTTCGAAGGCGGAGGGCACTTCAACGCTTCCGGTGGCCGTAGTAGCGACACGCTGGAAAAAACGGTGGAGCGCTTCATCAAAGCGATAGAAGAGAACGAAACGCTGTTACAATAA
- a CDS encoding single-stranded DNA-binding protein, which yields MNITGRLTRDAEVRTTSNGKQVVNFSVAVNDSYKTKQGERVEQTAYFDCSYWRTPNAVKILTKGLLVEVTGRVSTRAWVGKDGEAKAGLNFHTSDFKPLAGGRRAETIQATAQSESNGFTTQGVDDDLPF from the coding sequence ATGAACATCACAGGAAGACTGACAAGGGATGCGGAAGTACGCACAACGTCAAACGGAAAACAAGTAGTAAACTTTTCAGTAGCGGTAAACGACAGCTACAAAACCAAACAGGGCGAACGAGTGGAGCAAACCGCCTATTTCGACTGCTCATATTGGAGAACCCCGAACGCAGTGAAGATACTCACCAAAGGTCTATTGGTAGAAGTGACTGGCAGGGTAAGCACAAGAGCGTGGGTAGGCAAAGACGGAGAAGCAAAGGCAGGTTTGAACTTTCATACCTCTGACTTCAAACCGCTTGCAGGAGGCAGGAGAGCCGAAACCATACAGGCTACTGCACAATCTGAAAGCAACGGATTTACAACACAGGGAGTAGATGACGACCTCCCATTTTAA
- the folP gene encoding dihydropteroate synthase yields MTSNHIHTTASSPAINCRGQLLSLSVPAVMGIINITPDSFYEGNRMHDLHMVVAAARQHIEEGAAILDLGAQSTRPGAEVVGPEEEIHRLIPAIHAILNQFPKAIISVDTWYAAVAEKAIHAGAAIINDISAGDLDPEMIPVAGKLQVPYIAMHMQGKPATMQERPQYEDVVTEVLDYLKEKLAVCRAAGIKDFIADPGFGFGKTIDHNYTLLKNLHLFADILGVPVLTGISRKSMIYKLLNNTPAGALNGTTVLNTVALQQGTHILRVHDVKAAVEAVKIIMKLNG; encoded by the coding sequence ATGACATCAAACCATATCCATACAACAGCATCTTCTCCGGCTATCAATTGCAGGGGACAGCTATTATCATTATCAGTGCCTGCGGTGATGGGCATTATCAATATTACCCCGGATTCATTTTATGAAGGTAACCGCATGCACGACCTGCATATGGTAGTAGCTGCCGCCCGGCAACATATAGAAGAGGGCGCCGCCATACTTGATCTGGGAGCACAGAGTACGCGCCCGGGGGCGGAAGTAGTGGGTCCGGAAGAAGAGATACACCGGCTGATTCCGGCTATACATGCTATTCTTAACCAGTTCCCTAAGGCTATTATATCTGTGGATACCTGGTATGCGGCGGTAGCAGAAAAAGCGATCCACGCGGGAGCCGCTATCATCAACGATATCAGTGCAGGCGATCTTGATCCGGAGATGATCCCGGTTGCTGGAAAGCTGCAAGTACCGTATATTGCCATGCATATGCAGGGCAAACCGGCCACCATGCAGGAGCGTCCGCAGTATGAAGATGTGGTGACCGAGGTGCTTGATTATTTAAAAGAGAAACTCGCTGTATGCAGGGCCGCTGGTATAAAGGATTTCATTGCCGATCCCGGCTTTGGTTTCGGAAAAACCATCGATCATAACTATACCCTGCTAAAAAACCTGCACCTGTTTGCTGATATACTGGGCGTACCTGTGTTAACCGGTATTTCCCGGAAATCGATGATCTACAAACTATTGAACAACACGCCTGCAGGCGCATTGAATGGCACCACCGTACTAAACACCGTAGCCCTGCAGCAAGGCACTCATATATTGCGGGTACACGACGTAAAAGCAGCGGTGGAAGCAGTAAAAATAATAATGAAGCTGAACGGATAA
- a CDS encoding PRTRC system protein C has protein sequence MLLATQLERVFILNDKGQDIRLTDPEPRWSVEAVMNFYANMYPILTTAKASAPQIKDDAVEYKFESVMGTKG, from the coding sequence ATGTTATTAGCAACCCAATTAGAGCGAGTATTTATCCTCAATGATAAAGGACAGGACATCAGACTGACCGACCCAGAACCACGTTGGAGCGTGGAAGCCGTAATGAATTTTTACGCCAATATGTACCCGATTTTGACAACAGCAAAAGCATCCGCACCGCAAATCAAAGATGATGCGGTAGAGTACAAATTTGAAAGCGTAATGGGTACGAAAGGTTAA
- a CDS encoding diadenylate cyclase, which produces MKDVIQFYGVEFRWLSILDLIIVVFLIIQLYRLLKGSLAFNIFVGLLMVYAVYFLVRWLQMPILTSILQNFINVGIIAIIIIFQPEIRKFLLVLGKKTPLSKDSFLTKLFLPDKFKSYKEEENIINEIIVAVSRMQSTNTGALIVIATTYRLKFDSASSLPIDGNVSAKLIESIFEKHSPLHDGALIIVGNKILAAKVILPVSENPNLPTRIGLRHRSAVGITEHSDNLAIIVSEERGTVSYAMDGVLTQDVSLEDLKVKLYEVLIDGYA; this is translated from the coding sequence ATGAAGGATGTAATACAATTTTATGGAGTAGAGTTTCGCTGGTTGAGTATACTGGACCTGATAATCGTTGTTTTTCTGATTATACAGCTATACAGGCTACTCAAAGGCAGCCTGGCGTTTAATATATTTGTGGGCCTGCTGATGGTATATGCCGTCTATTTCCTCGTAAGATGGCTGCAGATGCCGATCCTGACCAGTATTCTGCAAAATTTCATTAACGTAGGTATCATTGCCATCATTATCATCTTCCAGCCGGAAATCCGCAAATTTCTGCTGGTGCTGGGTAAAAAAACACCGCTGAGCAAGGATAGTTTTCTCACTAAACTCTTTCTTCCCGATAAGTTTAAAAGTTATAAAGAAGAAGAAAATATTATTAACGAGATTATAGTGGCGGTAAGCCGGATGCAAAGCACCAATACCGGCGCACTGATTGTGATTGCCACCACCTATCGTCTGAAGTTTGATTCAGCCTCCAGTTTACCGATAGACGGCAACGTGAGCGCCAAGCTGATAGAGAGCATCTTCGAAAAACACAGCCCGCTGCACGATGGCGCGCTGATTATTGTGGGTAATAAAATCCTTGCGGCAAAAGTTATACTGCCGGTATCAGAGAATCCCAATCTGCCTACCCGGATCGGATTGCGGCACCGGTCGGCTGTGGGTATTACCGAGCATAGCGACAATCTCGCTATTATTGTATCAGAAGAAAGAGGAACTGTTTCCTATGCCATGGATGGCGTTTTAACCCAGGATGTATCGCTGGAAGATCTGAAGGTGAAGTTGTACGAGGTGTTGATTGATGGCTATGCCTGA
- a CDS encoding nucleoside-diphosphate kinase — translation MSNRTFTMIKPDAVANGHIGGILNMINAAGFRIVAMKMTQLSTAKAGEFYAVHKERPFYGELVEFMSSGHIVAAILEKDNAVEDFRKLIGATNPANAEEGTIRKKYAESIGRNAVHGSDSDENAVIEGNFFFSGLEKF, via the coding sequence ATGAGCAACAGAACATTTACTATGATTAAGCCTGATGCAGTGGCAAACGGGCACATTGGCGGCATTTTGAACATGATCAACGCTGCAGGTTTCCGCATCGTAGCCATGAAAATGACGCAGCTATCTACTGCTAAAGCAGGTGAATTCTATGCAGTACACAAAGAAAGACCTTTCTATGGTGAGCTGGTTGAGTTCATGAGCAGCGGGCACATCGTAGCGGCTATTCTCGAAAAAGACAACGCAGTGGAAGATTTTCGTAAGCTGATCGGTGCCACCAATCCTGCTAACGCAGAAGAAGGTACCATCCGTAAAAAATATGCAGAGTCTATCGGTCGTAACGCAGTTCACGGTTCAGACTCTGATGAGAACGCTGTTATCGAAGGTAACTTCTTCTTCAGCGGTCTGGAAAAATTCTAG
- a CDS encoding site-specific integrase, whose protein sequence is MEQTKKSTFKLLFYLKKNELKKNGNAPIMARITIDGTPKTFGTKLEINPNNWDLKYGRVEGKSATALSVNQKLDNIRGRIDKIYEDMLKHEGFATAQKVKLSFLGVGVMEDAVLKVFKDQNEDFEKMVAKGKRSQSTYSKYNTVYNHLSEFIRERYHRDDMAFRELTSDFIREFDFFLRIDKECTHNTVWVYTMPVIALAELAIKKGLIRDNPFEDYEISMEETDRSYLLKEDVETLMLLKPSKPRYELVKDLFIFSCFTGLSYIDIKKLKWSNIQSFFDGHQWIISRRKKSDVASNVRLLEIPKRIIEKYRGVTRNDFVFPMPSNATCNTHIGKLIEEASIVTEQKVTFHTARHTFATMFLTEGVPLESLSKMMGHKNISTTQIYAKITSQKISKDMDLVAPKFQAMEEAFLAAI, encoded by the coding sequence ATGGAACAGACAAAAAAGTCCACGTTCAAACTGCTTTTCTACCTGAAAAAGAACGAACTGAAAAAGAACGGTAATGCACCAATTATGGCACGTATTACCATTGATGGAACACCTAAAACTTTCGGAACAAAGTTAGAAATCAATCCTAATAATTGGGATTTAAAATACGGAAGAGTTGAGGGAAAGAGTGCCACCGCTTTGAGCGTTAACCAAAAATTGGATAACATACGTGGACGTATCGACAAGATTTACGAAGATATGCTGAAGCACGAGGGGTTTGCAACCGCCCAAAAAGTAAAGCTCTCGTTTTTAGGTGTTGGTGTAATGGAAGATGCCGTACTAAAAGTCTTTAAAGACCAAAACGAAGACTTTGAAAAAATGGTCGCTAAGGGAAAACGCTCTCAAAGCACATATAGCAAGTACAACACTGTTTACAATCACCTTAGCGAATTTATAAGGGAGCGTTACCATCGTGACGATATGGCTTTCCGAGAACTCACTTCTGATTTTATCCGTGAGTTTGATTTCTTTCTTCGCATTGATAAGGAATGTACCCATAATACGGTTTGGGTTTACACAATGCCAGTTATTGCTTTGGCAGAATTGGCTATCAAGAAAGGCTTGATACGGGATAATCCTTTTGAAGATTATGAAATCAGTATGGAAGAAACCGACCGCAGCTACCTTTTAAAAGAGGATGTGGAAACTTTAATGCTCCTGAAACCATCTAAGCCCCGATATGAACTTGTAAAAGACCTTTTTATTTTCAGTTGCTTTACAGGGCTTTCTTACATTGATATTAAGAAACTGAAATGGAGCAATATCCAGTCTTTCTTTGATGGACACCAATGGATAATCAGCAGGAGGAAGAAATCAGATGTTGCCTCCAACGTCCGTCTTTTGGAAATCCCCAAACGCATCATTGAGAAATATCGTGGAGTTACAAGAAATGATTTTGTATTCCCAATGCCATCCAATGCGACTTGCAACACGCATATAGGTAAACTTATTGAGGAAGCGAGTATTGTTACAGAACAGAAAGTTACATTCCACACCGCCCGTCACACATTCGCCACAATGTTTTTGACCGAGGGCGTACCGCTTGAAAGCCTTAGCAAAATGATGGGGCATAAAAATATTTCCACCACACAGATTTACGCCAAAATCACAAGCCAAAAAATCAGTAAGGATATGGATTTAGTTGCCCCAAAATTTCAGGCTATGGAAGAAGCATTTTTAGCCGCAATCTGA